GGCTTTCCCAAATTTTAAATTTTCTCCTTCTTCCCAGTGGAGACCGTCTAAATCACTGGTTTTAACAAATTCTCCCGCGTTGAAAAAAAAGTATTGGTGATCTCTTGCAAACATTTCATAATAACCGGCTAACTTTTTTGATTTTTCGTATCCACCTACCATCATTTCCTCCCAATCAGTCAATTTTCCTAATGGAGGCGGAGAAACGAGTAATGCTTTGGGAGATTGAGAATCACGACCGGCTCGGCTTTTTTGAACTAATTGTATTAACGAATCTGCGGCTGCGGCAATATCAAAAGCTGATTTGTTAAATCTCAGTTTGAGGTCGTTGGTTCCCAACATGATAATAACAAGATCCAAAGGCAGGTGTGATTCCAAGCAGGGAATGAGGTATTTTTTACCGTTCTTTTCTCCTTCAATTGGGTCATCCCATATGGTGGTTCTTCCATTTAGCCCTTCTTCGATTATTCGATAATCTTTACCTAATTCTTTTTGTAAAACTCCGGTCCATCTTTTCTCAAAAGGATATCTTCCCCTATCAACCGGATTCCAGCCCCAAGTTAAAGAATCACCAAAACAAAGAATCTCTTTAACCTCGATATTTTTCATTAAATTACTCCTTTCCAAAATTCTAATTATAAATCATTAAAAGCGCCAAAATTTTTTTGTATACCAATAAAAAATCTTTAACAATTAAATTGATAAATTCTAATTATTATCCGTTTCAGCTTGACTGGTTAATAAAAAACCTGCGGCTTCCTGACATGCTTTAGCTACTGCAGTAGAAGAAACCGTTGCTCCACTAATTGCTTCGATGTCGTCCCCTAATTCAAATTTATCATTAATTGATTTTTTTAAAAATTGAACTAAAAAACTTGGTTGGGTAATAAGATCTCCTAATGAAGGGGTTTCGTTTTGTTCTAAAATTTGAATGCCAATTATCTGATTATTCAAAGAAGAAAAAGCGACCAAAACAACGATATCGCCTCGATAACCAGAACTCAAAATTTTAAAAATATAACCATTTTCTTTCCCTTGGATAAACACTTGGTAGATCTCTTGGATGACTGCATTCCCTTTAGATTCTGGTAACACTTTATTATACCGTTCAATGAATTCAGCACCAATAAATACTCTTTTCAATTGGTTCATTGTATTTTCATCGATTTGGTTCGAGGCTGATTCAGCCCATAATTTCCCAACAGATAAAAAAACCGATATAAATAGGGTAAGAATTAACAATATTCTTTTATAGTTCATGGTTTTCTCCTTTTCATTATAGGATAAAATAGATTATATTGATGAATAATGTTATCTTCTCTTGTAAACATCAACAAGAAATATGAAAACCTCCTACATTTTACAATAAATTTAGGCTAATCTATAATACTAATGATATAATAAACATTATTTTATATGATAGGAGGTATCAGATGAGAAAAACAAATATTATATTTATTATCTCTTTAATAAGCCTTTTCTTTATAGTTGGTTGTACGAATCCTCCCTCTCCAACTCCTTCCCCAACACCTGAAATACCAAGTGAGGTCTATGAAGCACGAGACTGGGGCATTACTCAGGCTAACTTGGAGGACGTTAGGGTCCCAATGGATGCTGTTTGGTCGGTTGTAAATATTACTCCGGAAGGACTGGTGGGATATACCACTTATCGGTTTACCTATATCGACAATGAAGGAACCTGGACCATTGAAGTAGGTTATCCCATTGTGTTGGAACCGATTTACAATGTAGAAATTTTCCTAAATGGCCTGAGTATTTGGGAGGGAAGTATCCAAATTCCATTTGATTAGTTATATATTAAAACAAATCTGCTTCTTTTGAAGGAATTTTAAAGGTTATTATTCTGTTTTCTTGGAAGAGATATTTTGCTTCCTTAGGGGAGGGATTCTCAGGTGTCAAAATTAATCGATGAGTTTAAAGAGTTCATAAGCCGTGGAAATGTGGTTGATCTTGCTGTTGGTTTCATCATCGGTACCGCTTTTGGGGCAATTGTTAAATCGCTGGTTGATGACGTCATCATGCCTCCAATTGGCTTAGCTTTGGGTAAAGTCGATTTTTCCAATCTTTTCGCAGTCTTAAAAGAAGGAGATACACCTCCACCCTATCATACCGTTGCAGCTGCCAAGGAAGCAGGAGCGGTCACGCTTAACTATGGTTTGTTTATTAACAGCATAATAACTTTTCTCATTATTGCTTTGGCAGTGTTTTTGTTGGTAAAAATCATCAACCAAATGCAGCGGAAAAAAGAAGTTCCACCTGCCGCTCCAACCACCAAAGATTGTCCTTTCTGCTTTACCGCTATACCAATTAAAGCCGTTCGCTGTCCAAATTGCACATCTGAACTATCCAAAGCATGATTTTTACAGAACATGAAATTTTTTAATCATATCCCCGTTGTTGACTTTAAAATATACAAAACAATGGGGATATGATTTTTTAGGTCTTCCATTTTAGCTGCGATAGAACTTCTGAGTTAACACAATTATTTGGTATTTTCCCTGAAAGTGCTAACCGAATATTTTTCACAACCCCTTCGGCTATCCCCTGATAGGAAGTATCGGTTGCTCCTGCTATATGAGGAGTAACTAAAACTTTTGGGTGTTGTAGGAGTGGATCTTGAGGACTAGTGGGTTCCTGCCAAAATACGTCCATCGCCACGCCTGCTAATCGTTCATCCCCCAGTGCATCGGAAAGAGCTTCTCGATCAATCAATCCGCCTCGAGCTGGATTAATTAGATAAGCACCATTCTTGATCATTTGAAATGCCTTACGATTAAAAAGGCATCGAGTATCTTCATTTTGCGGCAAGCACAAAAAAATATAATCAGCTAAGCTTAATAGCTCAGGAAAGGCATTCATACCCTTAACCCATTCAAAATTCAAACCTGGAGGAAGATAATGGGGATTTTTTTTCACACCAATCAATTTCATTCGAAAGGAAATCAGTCTTTTAGCTAATTCCACCCCTATTCCTCCAACCCCAACAATTCCGGCGGTTTTTCCCATAAGGCTATTCCCACAAGGAGCTCCCCATGGAAAACCCTTCCAAACCGATTCTTGAATTGATGGGAATGAACGGCTTAAAGCTATGGCTGACATGACACACCATTCTGCAACCGACTCGGCATTTCCAGTACCGTGGGTTGGAACATTGGCTACAGCAATACCGTTTTCAGTGGCAGCTTGAATGTCAACGCCCTCCAAACCAGAACCCCATTGTTGGATGAGTTTGAGATGAGGTGCGCTATTAATTACGTGACGATCAATTCGAGTCATAGTTGGTATTATAACCGACGCATCTTTTGCTTCCTCAACGACTTTCGAAGCGGGTATTTGATAGGATTCAAATTCCGGTAAATTTTTTCTCAAAAAATGTATAATCGATTCAAAATGGATGCCTGCAACCAAAACTTTCATAGCGTTAATCACTTTCTCATTTTTTGTTTTTTTAAAATTCTTTCAAACCCCAACCCAACTGATACCGACCTGGAAGTTCAACTGGGAGTTGGCCATTTGGTTGTATTTCGCCCTTAAGAATTTTTCCTAAGGCTTCAATGCTAACCGGCCGATCTCCATAAGTTGCAACAGCCGCCCCATAATCAGTCACCTTAAGAAAATCATAAGGAGAACGCAGGGCAATAATGATGGTTTTTTGGTTGGATATCGCATTAACCAGTTCTTTCCATCCAGCATTTCGATGAAGATCATATGAAGCAATTATCTTAATATCATTATCTTGAATTTTTTCTTGAAGAGCATTTCTTTCTTCGTCGGAAGGTTCAATCGAGAGAAGGAATGGTTTCAAATTGGAGCAATTTTTTAATAAGAGCTGTAAAGATTTTTCATACTCTTTCGGCCATATTATTGGTATAGAAAAACGCTGGTCAATCGGAATGAGATGATTCGAATTTTTTATTAAAGTTATACTCTGATTGGCAATTTCTCGTGCTACTTTAAGACTCTTCGGTGAAGCTAATTCATCTATCATCGCGAAATTCGGATAAGGATTGGAAAAAACTGCTGCATCAGTTTTAGCACCTAAGATTCTCTTAACCGATTCGTTCAATCGACTTTCGCTAATACGTCCGGTTTGAACTGCCTCCATGAGAGCTTGGTATACTGCTTTCTGTTCAGCTGGTTCATGATTCTTATCCGATCCAAATAAAAGCACATCAGCTCCCGCTTGAAAAGCGAGTATCGATGCTTCTTCCATACCCCATTGCTGGTCTATCGCTCCCATTCCCATCGAATCAGTAATAATAAGACCATTAAAGCCCCAATCATTACGGAGAATTGATAATATTTCTTTCGATAGAGTCGCAGGGAAATCGTCTCCTTCACTCAAGGCCGGTACAACAATATGAGCCGAC
This sequence is a window from Candidatus Atribacteria bacterium ADurb.Bin276. Protein-coding genes within it:
- the rnfG_1 gene encoding Electron transport complex protein RnfG, giving the protein MNYKRILLILTLFISVFLSVGKLWAESASNQIDENTMNQLKRVFIGAEFIERYNKVLPESKGNAVIQEIYQVFIQGKENGYIFKILSSGYRGDIVVLVAFSSLNNQIIGIQILEQNETPSLGDLITQPSFLVQFLKKSINDKFELGDDIEAISGATVSSTAVAKACQEAAGFLLTSQAETDNN
- the mscL gene encoding Large-conductance mechanosensitive channel, which produces MSKLIDEFKEFISRGNVVDLAVGFIIGTAFGAIVKSLVDDVIMPPIGLALGKVDFSNLFAVLKEGDTPPPYHTVAAAKEAGAVTLNYGLFINSIITFLIIALAVFLLVKIINQMQRKKEVPPAAPTTKDCPFCFTAIPIKAVRCPNCTSELSKA
- the serA gene encoding D-3-phosphoglycerate dehydrogenase; this encodes MKVLVAGIHFESIIHFLRKNLPEFESYQIPASKVVEEAKDASVIIPTMTRIDRHVINSAPHLKLIQQWGSGLEGVDIQAATENGIAVANVPTHGTGNAESVAEWCVMSAIALSRSFPSIQESVWKGFPWGAPCGNSLMGKTAGIVGVGGIGVELAKRLISFRMKLIGVKKNPHYLPPGLNFEWVKGMNAFPELLSLADYIFLCLPQNEDTRCLFNRKAFQMIKNGAYLINPARGGLIDREALSDALGDERLAGVAMDVFWQEPTSPQDPLLQHPKVLVTPHIAGATDTSYQGIAEGVVKNIRLALSGKIPNNCVNSEVLSQLKWKT
- the ybbD_1 gene encoding putative lipoprotein YbbD precursor; this translates as MIKGKGFRLKFIGYLFMILILFFSASGFAQDNYKIENILSSMSLEEKVGQVIFGFFRGPVLTPELEEMIRDYHLGGIILYSSAGNIESPIQVASLINAVQYCAEKHGQIPPLVSIDQEGGLVARLTEGVTEFPGNMALGATRNTEFAQKAAEICARELRILGITLNFAPVVDVNSNPANPIIGIRSFGSDPEIVSNLGSVMIEPYKKERVLCTAKHFPGHGDAGIDSHTGLPFINRSREDLEKVELVPFQQMVQNGVPAVMSAHIVVPALSEGDDFPATLSKEILSILRNDWGFNGLIITDSMGMGAIDQQWGMEEASILAFQAGADVLLFGSDKNHEPAEQKAVYQALMEAVQTGRISESRLNESVKRILGAKTDAAVFSNPYPNFAMIDELASPKSLKVAREIANQSITLIKNSNHLIPIDQRFSIPIIWPKEYEKSLQLLLKNCSNLKPFLLSIEPSDEERNALQEKIQDNDIKIIASYDLHRNAGWKELVNAISNQKTIIIALRSPYDFLKVTDYGAAVATYGDRPVSIEALGKILKGEIQPNGQLPVELPGRYQLGWGLKEF